One genomic window of Vibrio rhizosphaerae includes the following:
- a CDS encoding polyketide synthase, whose protein sequence is MSVDPSNHLAIVSIGCVFPGQRDFRQLAEPQAWQQLIQQHYASPWQNSDPELKTKVALSIGQVSDPDFDYRKFAIPPLFRKAVSKETRLALLAADEVLQQITIPESLRDHCDQFCAVHLGSDAAYRNAAKVQVLRLLGDQLTEQGYSPQETAQQIDAYKQQLVQCLGASSHDRVGEMASSIPARIAHFAQTRGKCQTLDGADLGGIRLLQLAQDSFRCQDSRIALLTSVQCFHHPEQANLLLEQGVSASQTWLEGAISLLVCPVHVAQENQWPVLAELGDIHTLSSTDDTAGHCDYFAGANQVFCQLLDMLRQQKQHCFGHSFTGRGWQISPTSVNPAIPHPQSPIQILDYCPLTALGHDKLPFWQTLTQGEDTLQPLSAEQLHQVALFRPNPQKLSTYIRQAMGFPSHHIQDVTPEKPMMPAKQHRLDVTQQYLLNGSTCLSLPSDAASRRTAIIVATNLSLTPDRIRTVRHLWDQLPQTIRLPRPQPLPQNRWNWYGASGIGSAMLLAQQLGLDADCYAVEAACASAMAALHDAVRSLQSGRYDQVIVAGIEMATTERDLVLCSAQMMLSTSRIRPFADNNDGFTPGDGGGIFILCRQPDDSESIATIRAISGSCDSRSMTAPDPEGQALAIEKTLALTDVTPTQIQYIEAHGTGTALGDVSEISAIRQHYQRTADTIEMEPPSAPLYIGSVKYNFGHCFAGAAALSVCKVLSAFEHEQIPPTPIHGQLNPQLMLADLPAEIPQQTIPWSYPDSGGRIAAINSFGTGGINYHLILEQRGATAEHNQ, encoded by the coding sequence ATGAGTGTCGATCCATCAAATCACCTCGCCATTGTCAGTATTGGATGTGTCTTTCCCGGTCAGCGTGATTTTCGTCAGCTGGCGGAGCCACAAGCGTGGCAACAACTGATCCAGCAGCATTATGCCTCCCCGTGGCAAAATTCAGATCCAGAACTGAAGACCAAGGTCGCGCTGTCTATCGGCCAAGTCAGTGATCCGGACTTTGATTACAGAAAGTTCGCCATACCACCGCTGTTTCGTAAAGCAGTCAGTAAAGAAACCCGCTTAGCGCTGTTAGCTGCTGATGAGGTTTTGCAACAGATAACCATCCCGGAAAGCCTGCGGGATCACTGTGATCAATTCTGTGCCGTCCATCTGGGGAGTGATGCCGCCTATCGCAATGCCGCAAAAGTTCAGGTATTACGCCTACTGGGAGATCAACTGACCGAACAGGGCTATTCTCCTCAAGAAACAGCACAACAGATTGATGCATATAAGCAACAACTCGTACAATGTTTAGGTGCCTCTTCCCATGATCGCGTCGGAGAAATGGCCTCCAGCATCCCTGCCCGGATTGCCCACTTTGCTCAGACCCGCGGTAAATGCCAGACCCTTGATGGTGCGGATTTGGGCGGGATACGGCTGCTGCAACTGGCGCAGGATAGCTTTCGTTGCCAAGACAGCCGGATCGCCCTCTTGACATCGGTCCAATGTTTTCACCATCCGGAACAAGCCAATCTATTACTGGAACAAGGCGTTTCTGCCAGTCAAACCTGGCTGGAAGGTGCGATTAGTCTGTTGGTTTGCCCGGTACATGTTGCTCAGGAAAATCAATGGCCGGTTCTGGCAGAATTGGGGGATATTCATACCCTCTCATCGACTGATGACACAGCCGGGCATTGTGACTATTTTGCCGGGGCAAATCAGGTGTTTTGCCAGTTACTCGACATGTTGCGTCAGCAGAAGCAGCACTGTTTCGGGCATTCATTTACAGGGCGCGGATGGCAAATCAGCCCGACATCGGTCAATCCAGCGATCCCGCATCCACAATCACCAATCCAGATTCTGGATTACTGTCCGCTGACCGCGCTTGGTCATGATAAGTTGCCCTTCTGGCAAACCTTGACACAAGGGGAAGATACCCTTCAGCCATTATCTGCCGAACAGCTGCATCAAGTGGCATTATTTCGCCCGAATCCCCAGAAACTCAGTACCTATATTCGTCAGGCGATGGGCTTTCCCAGTCATCACATTCAGGATGTGACTCCCGAGAAACCGATGATGCCGGCAAAACAACACCGGCTGGATGTCACCCAACAATACCTGCTCAATGGCAGTACATGTTTATCGCTGCCCTCAGATGCTGCCAGTCGTCGGACGGCGATTATTGTCGCAACGAATCTGTCGCTGACCCCCGACCGGATACGTACGGTACGCCACTTATGGGATCAATTACCTCAGACAATCAGGCTCCCCCGTCCTCAGCCTCTGCCACAAAACCGGTGGAACTGGTATGGCGCCAGCGGTATCGGCTCTGCGATGTTACTCGCCCAACAGTTAGGACTGGACGCGGATTGTTATGCGGTTGAGGCGGCATGTGCCAGCGCTATGGCGGCGCTTCATGATGCGGTGAGATCGTTGCAATCGGGACGTTATGATCAGGTCATCGTCGCAGGAATTGAAATGGCAACCACAGAACGCGATTTAGTGTTGTGCAGTGCTCAGATGATGCTCTCAACCTCTCGGATTCGTCCGTTTGCCGATAACAATGACGGATTTACGCCCGGAGATGGCGGGGGGATCTTTATCCTTTGCCGTCAACCCGACGACTCAGAATCAATTGCGACCATTCGTGCGATTTCCGGTTCATGTGACAGCCGGTCGATGACCGCACCGGATCCGGAAGGACAAGCGCTCGCAATCGAAAAAACACTGGCACTCACTGACGTCACCCCCACACAGATTCAATACATTGAGGCTCATGGTACTGGCACCGCTCTGGGGGATGTCTCGGAAATCAGCGCGATTCGGCAACATTATCAACGCACAGCGGACACAATAGAAATGGAACCGCCATCCGCACCGTTGTATATCGGTTCAGTCAAATACAATTTCGGTCACTGCTTTGCCGGTGCCGCAGCTTTGAGTGTGTGCAAGGTACTCAGTGCATTTGAACATGAACAAATACCTCCGACGCCGATTCACGGGCAGCTGAATCCTCAGCTGATGCTGGCCGATCTGCCGGCTGAGATTCCTCAGCAGACGATCCCCTGGTCTTATCCTGATTCGGGAGGACGTATCGCTGCTATCAACTCGTTTGGTACGGGCGGCATTAATTACCATCTGATTCTCGAACAGCGTGGCGCAACCGCGGAACACAATCAATAA
- a CDS encoding RedY, with protein sequence MKTIVHKIRLKDITLYHEFRDWVVHTDYQACHQLDSVLAFDVIDVSQSADAQFHFIEIIRLSSLEAFDRDMQTPVFQNLVARFEQMAEVIEEISGERIGNGYQQ encoded by the coding sequence ATGAAAACCATTGTGCATAAGATTCGCCTGAAAGACATCACCCTATACCATGAGTTCCGTGACTGGGTAGTCCACACCGACTACCAAGCCTGTCATCAGCTTGATTCTGTGCTGGCATTTGATGTGATTGATGTCAGTCAGTCTGCCGATGCTCAATTCCACTTCATCGAGATCATTCGTCTCAGTTCTCTGGAAGCATTCGACCGTGATATGCAAACACCGGTCTTCCAAAATCTGGTTGCACGCTTTGAACAGATGGCTGAAGTCATTGAAGAAATTTCCGGAGAAAGAATTGGTAATGGCTATCAACAGTGA
- a CDS encoding 4'-phosphopantetheinyl transferase family protein, whose amino-acid sequence MAINSENHVHSFPLSAAGTSVPRLMIAPARFEPHATMADMRSQVRQQARKHTRQWLNQVWHTAGLPFSCQREDKVAQKTKCFEFNIIYTQQGQPFGFHPDIGPCGVSVSHSGIWYAIATAPQRTLGIDLQCYRHFGASARQWAFTAEECTQSMTFLCAAWAVREAFLKSHGTGLPHVLRTIDIDWQQQRVSDPTANLSERLFWLIHGLYWVCAICYGPESDAPEYERPELDITTLSTSVPFTVSSGRSI is encoded by the coding sequence ATGGCTATCAACAGTGAAAACCATGTTCATAGCTTCCCTCTCTCTGCAGCGGGCACATCGGTGCCCCGTTTGATGATTGCGCCAGCGCGGTTTGAGCCACATGCAACGATGGCTGACATGCGCTCGCAAGTCAGACAGCAAGCGCGCAAGCACACCAGACAGTGGCTGAATCAGGTATGGCATACTGCCGGTTTACCGTTCAGTTGCCAAAGAGAAGACAAGGTTGCACAGAAAACCAAGTGCTTTGAATTCAATATCATATATACTCAGCAAGGTCAGCCGTTCGGTTTTCATCCCGATATCGGTCCGTGTGGTGTGTCAGTCAGCCACAGTGGTATTTGGTATGCCATTGCCACCGCACCACAACGGACATTGGGGATTGATCTCCAATGCTACCGGCATTTTGGCGCGTCAGCCCGGCAATGGGCTTTCACAGCGGAAGAATGTACCCAATCCATGACGTTCCTGTGTGCCGCTTGGGCGGTACGGGAAGCCTTTTTGAAAAGTCATGGGACCGGGTTGCCTCATGTATTGCGAACCATTGACATCGACTGGCAACAACAACGAGTATCCGATCCGACGGCAAACTTGAGTGAACGTCTGTTCTGGCTGATTCATGGCTTATATTGGGTCTGTGCGATCTGTTATGGCCCGGAAAGCGATGCCCCAGAATATGAGCGTCCGGAATTGGATATAACGACGTTGTCTACCTCGGTCCCATTCACTGTTTCATCCGGCAGGAGCATATAA
- a CDS encoding DUF1295 domain-containing protein: MEIWITLIVIMLVLSGLAYRATRKAQDTRPMFIWGFNTMAPVALAYCYWGSGDFGHKALIIVFVGIYLLRMNIVLTRWYVNTAAAKLGGVIPEQQQPMLAIMMVNIFGWLYCLPFYWAADIQGPFGAMQWLAIIVYIIGTIYHFGSDYQKRRFKQNPNNRGKLLNTGFWGTSRHPNYFGDFLIFVSFGLLANHWIGLIAPLTNIGQYYGDAIPKSEKMSGERYGEQWENYKRKVKCFIPFVV; this comes from the coding sequence ATGGAAATTTGGATCACGTTAATTGTCATTATGTTGGTTTTATCCGGGCTGGCTTATCGGGCTACGCGGAAAGCACAGGATACTCGCCCTATGTTCATCTGGGGATTTAATACCATGGCTCCGGTTGCCCTTGCCTATTGTTATTGGGGAAGCGGTGATTTTGGTCATAAAGCGTTAATTATTGTATTTGTTGGCATTTATTTATTGCGAATGAATATTGTATTGACGCGTTGGTATGTGAATACTGCCGCAGCGAAACTCGGTGGCGTCATCCCCGAACAGCAACAGCCGATGCTGGCCATCATGATGGTCAACATTTTCGGCTGGCTCTACTGTTTACCGTTTTACTGGGCTGCCGATATTCAAGGGCCGTTCGGCGCGATGCAATGGTTAGCCATTATTGTTTATATTATCGGCACCATCTATCACTTCGGCAGTGACTATCAAAAACGTCGTTTCAAACAGAACCCTAACAATCGTGGCAAGCTGTTAAACACTGGTTTTTGGGGGACCTCCCGTCATCCGAATTATTTTGGCGACTTCCTGATTTTTGTCAGTTTTGGTCTGCTTGCGAATCATTGGATTGGGCTCATCGCACCACTTACCAATATCGGACAATATTATGGGGATGCCATTCCGAAAAGCGAAAAAATGTCTGGTGAACGTTATGGCGAACAATGGGAAAATTATAAACGGAAAGTGAAGTGTTTTATTCCGTTTGTCGTGTAA
- a CDS encoding ATP-binding protein, with protein MKNFEHIEEELNETLLELRRCREREISLAEENRTILATLSALSNSENKYQIFDELQKVLGQYINFSDFIVISKQKSEQLFTTFLTTNSAFKDRQWRYGDKFQRVLEGECILLFQPDSLTEFSFLTEVLRQSIGMALMIGIRAQASDSVLLLLGSESGQFNTHTKSTFLRFRPLIERAISEIEHKEALQHIVEQRTKELQEARQIAEQANETKSQFLAMMSHELRTPLNAVIGIIDILQQDSDDYQSDLLTRMGHSAELLQVIIGDILDVSQIESGHFKLHRQWTNLHARLLGSLEHYQENAKQKHLAFRISAQVSDQYEYFVDPVRLMQIIFNLVGNAIKFTDEGEVKVELNTADDQLTIIVTDTGIGIKPEKLHYLFTPFIQADSTKTRNYGGSGLGLAITKHLVDLMGGQIHVESRLGKGTTFHVNLPLHLKKTYQASQSSAVSSCLSPSHKATTEKNILVVEDTKTNQMVIQILLEQLGYSVTIAGHGQECLDIIAKHPDFDLILMDISMPVMDGIEATQRLRHHNILTPVIALTAHSTPEDREECLLAGMDDFIVKPFRKHQIQAMVNKYLNENR; from the coding sequence ATGAAAAACTTTGAGCATATAGAAGAAGAGCTGAATGAAACCTTACTGGAATTGAGACGATGCCGGGAGCGGGAAATCAGTCTGGCTGAAGAAAATCGAACCATTCTAGCGACATTGTCTGCATTAAGTAACTCAGAAAACAAATATCAGATATTTGATGAGCTCCAGAAAGTGCTGGGACAATACATCAATTTCAGCGATTTTATCGTCATATCCAAACAAAAATCAGAACAACTCTTTACGACATTTCTGACAACCAATAGTGCGTTTAAAGACAGGCAGTGGCGCTATGGGGATAAGTTCCAACGCGTGCTTGAAGGCGAGTGTATTTTACTTTTTCAGCCGGATTCACTGACTGAGTTTAGCTTTCTGACTGAAGTGCTCAGGCAAAGTATCGGGATGGCACTGATGATTGGTATCCGGGCACAAGCCAGCGATTCAGTGTTATTGTTATTGGGTTCAGAGAGTGGTCAATTCAACACGCATACTAAATCAACGTTTCTCCGCTTTCGGCCACTGATCGAACGTGCTATCAGTGAAATTGAGCATAAAGAAGCACTACAACATATCGTTGAACAACGCACCAAAGAGTTACAAGAAGCCCGGCAGATTGCAGAACAAGCCAATGAAACCAAATCTCAGTTTCTTGCGATGATGAGCCATGAACTGAGGACACCACTCAACGCGGTGATCGGTATCATTGATATCTTGCAGCAAGACTCAGATGACTATCAAAGTGATTTGTTAACCCGTATGGGACATTCCGCAGAGTTACTACAAGTGATTATTGGGGATATTCTGGATGTCAGTCAGATTGAGTCAGGCCACTTTAAATTACATCGCCAGTGGACCAACTTACATGCGCGTCTGCTTGGCTCTCTGGAACATTATCAAGAGAATGCCAAACAGAAACATCTGGCATTTCGCATCTCAGCTCAGGTTTCAGATCAGTATGAATATTTCGTTGACCCGGTCCGACTCATGCAGATTATTTTTAATCTGGTGGGGAATGCGATTAAATTCACCGACGAAGGCGAAGTTAAGGTTGAGCTCAATACCGCGGATGATCAACTGACGATTATTGTTACCGATACGGGCATTGGGATTAAACCGGAGAAACTCCATTATTTATTTACACCATTTATTCAGGCAGATAGTACCAAAACCAGAAACTATGGCGGAAGCGGGCTTGGTTTAGCGATTACGAAGCATCTTGTTGATCTCATGGGAGGACAGATTCACGTTGAAAGTCGACTGGGGAAAGGAACAACTTTTCATGTCAACTTACCGTTGCATCTGAAAAAAACGTATCAGGCCTCTCAATCATCTGCCGTGTCTTCGTGTTTATCGCCTTCACACAAAGCGACCACAGAAAAAAATATTTTGGTGGTTGAGGATACGAAAACCAACCAGATGGTTATCCAGATTCTGCTAGAACAATTGGGTTACAGTGTCACTATAGCTGGGCACGGGCAAGAATGTCTGGATATCATCGCAAAACATCCCGATTTTGATTTGATTCTGATGGATATTTCTATGCCGGTGATGGATGGGATCGAGGCAACCCAAAGGTTACGTCATCATAATATTCTTACGCCGGTTATTGCCTTAACAGCCCACTCAACACCGGAAGATCGGGAGGAATGTCTTCTGGCGGGAATGGACGACTTTATCGTCAAACCATTCAGAAAGCATCAAATTCAGGCGATGGTCAATAAGTACCTCAACGAGAACCGCTAA
- a CDS encoding FIST signal transduction protein — MDPVAAVSSLVASLERSQLRGIFFYYTEEYSPEILWQELTRQLPNVAIVGCSSYQGIMTEKGYFHGPAVALMAVHHDTCTFGTGFAEFANYATINDAVQQAIHQALQHAQRCGEVPDLIVLHAIPGYEEEIIAAIDDVFGMSVPIIGGSAADNFIQQRWSVMTDKGWSGNAIAVQLCFPLSTVATGFCAGYSPTECVGTITKSRGRLLEEIDHEPAIDVYKAWISDHANQMISDEYFHQHMTSFPLGRIAGQIYEQPYYKLTHPRQMTEQGGLELFANVEVGQEVTLMTGSREQLVNRAARVLKEASAKNYTHSEILGAISIFCAGAMARLGSDIQRVHKQMCEQLNGKPFICPFTYGEQGQFVGGENAHGNLMISSAILYQPESFS; from the coding sequence ATGGATCCTGTTGCGGCTGTATCTTCACTTGTTGCTTCGTTAGAGCGCTCTCAGTTACGCGGTATATTTTTCTATTATACCGAAGAGTATTCCCCGGAAATTTTATGGCAAGAGTTGACTCGTCAACTGCCGAATGTCGCGATTGTCGGGTGTTCGTCCTATCAGGGCATCATGACAGAAAAAGGCTACTTTCACGGTCCGGCTGTTGCATTAATGGCCGTTCATCATGATACCTGTACTTTTGGCACGGGATTCGCTGAATTTGCGAATTACGCCACCATCAATGATGCGGTTCAACAAGCGATTCACCAAGCTCTCCAGCACGCACAGCGGTGTGGCGAAGTGCCTGATTTGATCGTGTTACACGCGATTCCCGGCTATGAAGAAGAAATTATTGCTGCGATCGATGATGTTTTTGGTATGTCCGTGCCGATTATTGGTGGTAGCGCTGCGGATAACTTTATTCAGCAACGCTGGTCGGTGATGACCGATAAAGGCTGGTCCGGCAATGCGATCGCCGTGCAACTCTGTTTTCCCCTCAGCACCGTGGCAACCGGGTTCTGTGCCGGTTATTCTCCGACTGAATGTGTCGGTACTATCACCAAATCTCGCGGTCGCCTTCTGGAAGAAATTGACCATGAACCGGCAATTGATGTTTATAAGGCTTGGATCAGTGACCATGCCAACCAGATGATTTCTGATGAATATTTCCATCAGCATATGACGAGTTTTCCACTTGGTCGTATCGCCGGGCAAATCTATGAGCAACCTTATTATAAGCTAACCCATCCGAGACAAATGACGGAGCAGGGCGGCCTGGAGTTATTTGCCAATGTTGAAGTCGGTCAAGAGGTGACCCTGATGACGGGCTCCCGGGAGCAGTTGGTGAATCGGGCGGCTCGAGTTTTGAAAGAGGCAAGTGCTAAAAATTATACCCATTCAGAGATCCTCGGTGCCATCTCAATTTTTTGTGCGGGGGCGATGGCCCGACTGGGAAGTGATATTCAGCGTGTACATAAACAGATGTGTGAGCAGTTAAACGGTAAGCCTTTTATCTGCCCGTTTACCTACGGCGAACAAGGGCAGTTTGTTGGGGGTGAAAATGCACATGGTAATTTGATGATTTCATCTGCCATTTTGTATCAGCCGGAGTCTTTCTCGTGA
- a CDS encoding FNR family transcription factor, with amino-acid sequence MISDKPGTKRIQSGGCAIHCQDCSISQLCIPFTLNESELDQLDQIIERKKPIQKGQELFKAGDDLRSLYAIRSGTIKSYTITEQGDEQITAFHLAGDLVGFDAITGDSHPSFAQALETSMVCEIPYEILDDLSGKMPKLRQQIMRLMSNEIKGDQEMILLLSKKNAEERLAAFLFNLSTRFAQRGFSPREFRLTMTRGDIGNYLGLTVETISRLLGRFQKSEILSVKGKYITILDHDSLMELAGVSADS; translated from the coding sequence ATGATTTCAGATAAGCCAGGTACGAAACGGATTCAATCTGGAGGGTGTGCGATTCACTGCCAGGATTGCAGTATTAGCCAACTTTGCATTCCTTTTACTTTGAATGAGTCTGAGTTAGATCAGCTCGATCAAATTATTGAACGAAAGAAGCCTATCCAAAAAGGACAGGAACTATTCAAAGCCGGAGATGATCTTCGATCTCTGTATGCGATCCGGTCCGGAACCATCAAAAGTTACACGATTACTGAACAAGGTGATGAACAGATTACTGCTTTTCATCTGGCCGGTGATTTAGTGGGTTTCGATGCGATTACCGGAGATAGTCATCCAAGCTTCGCTCAAGCATTAGAAACCTCCATGGTTTGTGAGATTCCTTACGAAATCTTAGATGACCTGTCAGGGAAAATGCCAAAATTAAGACAGCAAATCATGCGCCTGATGAGTAATGAAATTAAAGGCGATCAGGAAATGATTCTGTTGTTATCTAAGAAAAATGCGGAAGAACGTTTAGCCGCTTTTCTCTTCAACCTGTCGACTCGTTTTGCGCAACGTGGCTTTAGTCCGCGAGAATTCCGCCTGACGATGACCCGCGGGGATATCGGCAACTATTTAGGCCTGACCGTGGAAACGATCAGCCGTTTATTAGGCCGATTCCAAAAATCGGAGATCTTGAGTGTAAAAGGTAAATATATCACGATATTAGATCACGATTCTCTCATGGAACTGGCTGGTGTCTCAGCTGACAGCTAA
- the uspE gene encoding universal stress protein UspE, with the protein MSIYNNILVIADVNHDEQPALARAMLLAKKSKDISHITLFLSIYDFSYDMTSMLSADEREAMRRGVIHQRETWLRNVAKPYIDDSVDFSVKVVWYHRPYEAIIAEVFSGQYDILIKATRKHDFLESVIFTPTDWHLMRKCPVPVLLVKNAEWKKQSNVMASVHVGSENEVHHSLNVKLTEQLLSIAEHLDATPYLVSSYPITPSNITLELPEFDITAYRDAVRSHCLTSMKELRQSFGIDDEQAIVEEGLPEDIIPKQAKQLDVAMVIIGTTGRTGLSSIFIGNTAEHVIDKIDCDVLAIKPEGYISPLDPNQNL; encoded by the coding sequence ATGAGTATTTACAATAATATTCTTGTGATCGCCGATGTTAACCACGATGAGCAACCAGCCCTTGCGAGAGCAATGCTGCTGGCCAAAAAGAGTAAAGATATTAGTCACATCACGTTGTTCCTCTCTATCTATGATTTTTCTTATGACATGACATCCATGCTTTCAGCTGATGAACGAGAAGCGATGCGCCGTGGCGTCATTCATCAGCGAGAAACCTGGCTGCGAAATGTCGCAAAACCTTACATCGATGACTCCGTCGATTTTTCGGTCAAAGTCGTTTGGTACCATCGCCCCTATGAAGCCATTATCGCTGAGGTCTTCTCCGGGCAATACGATATCTTAATTAAAGCCACCCGTAAGCATGACTTTCTTGAGTCGGTGATCTTTACACCGACTGACTGGCATTTGATGCGTAAATGCCCAGTGCCGGTATTATTGGTCAAAAATGCTGAGTGGAAAAAACAATCCAATGTGATGGCTTCTGTGCATGTCGGCTCTGAAAATGAGGTCCATCATTCCCTGAATGTCAAACTAACCGAACAGTTACTGAGTATCGCCGAGCACCTTGATGCAACCCCTTATTTGGTAAGTTCTTATCCGATCACACCAAGCAATATCACACTTGAATTGCCTGAATTTGATATCACAGCTTATCGGGATGCAGTGCGTTCCCACTGTCTGACGTCAATGAAAGAGTTACGCCAGTCTTTTGGCATTGATGATGAACAAGCCATCGTCGAAGAAGGTTTGCCTGAAGATATAATTCCGAAACAAGCGAAGCAACTGGATGTTGCGATGGTGATTATTGGGACCACCGGCAGAACCGGACTTTCTTCAATTTTTATCGGCAACACCGCTGAACATGTCATTGATAAAATTGACTGTGACGTTCTGGCGATTAAACCGGAAGGCTATATTAGCCCGCTAGACCCCAATCAGAATTTATAG
- the ttcA gene encoding tRNA 2-thiocytidine(32) synthetase TtcA, with the protein MNQKDTRKETLEFNKLQKRLRRNVGNAIIDYNMIEENDVVMACISGGKDSFAMLDILLNLQKAAPVKFDVVAVNLDQKQPGFPEHILPQYFESLNIPYYIVDKDTYSVVKEKIPEGKTTCGLCSRLRRGTLYSFAEKIGATKIALGHHLDDIVETLFLNMFHGSRMKAMPPKLRSDDGRNIVIRPLTYCREKDLIKYAEHKVFPIIPCNLCGSQENLQRQAIKTMLLEWDKKTPGRVESIFKSLQNVSPSQLADKSLFDFTDLPLARDGDRGEYAFSEAVVSSTNIDESMFIDVTNV; encoded by the coding sequence ATGAATCAAAAAGATACCCGAAAAGAAACCCTTGAGTTCAACAAACTCCAGAAGCGTCTGCGCAGAAATGTTGGTAATGCCATCATCGATTACAACATGATCGAAGAAAATGATGTTGTGATGGCCTGTATCAGTGGCGGAAAAGATTCATTTGCAATGCTAGATATTCTGTTAAATCTGCAAAAAGCAGCGCCGGTGAAATTTGATGTGGTTGCTGTGAATCTCGATCAAAAACAACCCGGCTTTCCTGAGCATATCCTGCCTCAGTATTTTGAGAGTTTGAACATTCCTTATTATATTGTCGATAAAGATACCTATTCGGTCGTTAAAGAAAAAATACCGGAAGGGAAGACCACATGCGGACTGTGCTCCCGGCTACGTCGCGGAACGTTATATTCGTTTGCTGAAAAAATTGGTGCGACAAAAATCGCCCTTGGTCACCATCTGGATGATATTGTTGAAACCTTATTTCTGAATATGTTTCACGGGTCGCGGATGAAGGCGATGCCGCCGAAACTCCGTTCTGATGATGGTCGTAATATCGTGATTCGCCCATTAACTTATTGTCGGGAAAAAGATCTGATTAAATACGCCGAACATAAAGTATTTCCGATTATTCCTTGTAACTTGTGTGGCTCTCAGGAAAATTTACAGCGTCAGGCAATTAAGACGATGCTGTTGGAATGGGATAAGAAAACCCCCGGACGGGTCGAAAGTATTTTTAAATCTCTACAGAATGTCAGCCCAAGCCAACTGGCTGATAAATCCTTGTTTGATTTCACCGATTTGCCATTGGCGCGTGATGGTGACAGAGGAGAGTACGCATTCAGTGAAGCCGTTGTGTCTTCAACAAATATTGACGAATCAATGTTTATTGATGTCACAAACGTGTAG
- a CDS encoding glucosaminidase domain-containing protein: MRKLIYFFFSVVVLVLVSCTYYQLHIEAGRSTVESKQPQGIPVATAPNFKAFKTVEQKKHAFFHYLRPGIEYENHRTQKERDFLLNSKEDITSGSLSQAEIEQLAELSSLYSVKIPVEGPDLEWLDKMLHKVDVLPEALVLIQAANESAWGTSRFAKEGNNYFGQWCYQKGCGLVPLARGEGMAHEVAKFKSVQQSIHRYFINVNRNLAYRQLREIRYQLRSEGQDLLSTESAMQLTNGLTKYSERGAAYVKSLQTMIRHNQQYLQDDSVTTE; the protein is encoded by the coding sequence ATGCGTAAACTGATTTATTTCTTTTTTTCTGTCGTCGTACTCGTTCTTGTCAGTTGTACTTATTATCAGCTGCATATTGAAGCAGGACGTTCGACGGTCGAAAGTAAACAACCACAAGGGATCCCCGTTGCAACCGCGCCAAATTTCAAGGCGTTTAAAACGGTAGAACAGAAAAAACATGCTTTCTTTCACTATCTCAGACCGGGGATTGAATATGAAAATCACAGAACCCAGAAAGAGCGAGATTTCCTGCTCAACAGTAAGGAGGACATTACCTCTGGCTCGCTGTCTCAGGCAGAAATTGAGCAACTGGCTGAACTCAGCTCACTTTATTCGGTTAAAATTCCTGTAGAAGGTCCCGACTTAGAATGGCTGGATAAAATGCTGCATAAAGTCGATGTCCTGCCGGAAGCATTGGTGCTGATCCAAGCTGCAAATGAGTCTGCCTGGGGAACATCCCGATTTGCCAAAGAAGGCAATAATTATTTTGGCCAGTGGTGTTATCAAAAAGGTTGTGGCTTAGTGCCGCTCGCCAGAGGCGAAGGCATGGCACATGAAGTGGCAAAATTTAAATCCGTGCAACAATCAATTCATCGGTATTTTATCAATGTGAATCGTAATTTGGCTTACCGTCAATTACGTGAAATCCGTTATCAGTTGCGTTCTGAAGGGCAAGATCTTCTCTCGACCGAAAGTGCAATGCAATTAACCAATGGATTGACAAAGTATTCTGAGCGTGGCGCGGCTTACGTGAAATCTCTTCAGACGATGATTCGTCATAACCAGCAATATTTACAAGACGATTCGGTTACCACAGAGTAA